TAGTAGGGCAAATTTGCCACAACTTTATAATTTTTATAATTTCCCCCGATTATTTCCCGGGAAATGTCGATTTTCAATATATCTCCCTGCAAAATTTTGACATTTTCATAGCCCGCCAGCGTTTTTGCCAAAACAGTGAGAAGCCTGCGGTCAAGTTCCACAGCGGTAACGTCAGCCCCGGCTTCGGCAAGACCCTGGGTCAGTGTCCCAATTCCCGGCCCGATTTCCAGCACCGCATCCCCCGGGGATACTTTGGCCGCAGATACAATCCCCGCTACCACCGACCCGTCAATAAGGAAATTCTGTCCCAGCTTTTTACTCATATGAATGCCGAAAGTTTTAAGAATGTGCAGGGTGACATCCTTTTGGGCAATACGTGGTTTAAGCATCGTCATCAAAGCTTCCCTCCAACGACTTCAAGGCAGCGGCAAACTCCTCCCGCGTTACCCCATAATTGTTGAGTCTGTATAAAAAACCTTTCACATTGGCATAACCAATCCCCAGCGCCGCACCCAGTCTGGCGCGGCGGCCGGCGGCCGCCGGCACCCCACTGAGTCCCGCCGCCAGCATATCTTTTAAATCGAATTCTCCCGACGGTTCCCAGTCCTGCAGACGGACTTTGCTTAACGCCTCTCTTATTGCGCCGGGGGTCGCCTGTTCGACCCCAATATCGCCGGCAGCGGTAGCCTGCTCTTTCGGAACAAAAGCATGCTTGGCCTTGGGAAACCGCTTGGCAAGATATTTCCGGATGCGCTCGCCGGCATTGTCCGGGTCGGTTAGTATAATTACCCCCCGTTTTTGATAAGCTTGCTCAATGCGTTCCAAACAGCGCGGCAAAAGGTTAAATCCTTCCGTCGCAATGCACTCGGCATCTACTGCCCGTTTGACCGCCGCAATATCCTGCTTGCCTTCAACAACTATGACTTCCTTAATCATACCGAATCATCCTGATCATCCTGGTAATAACCACTCTTTCCTTCACGCAACCGCAGCATCTTGGCTCAGCATCTCGCACCCGGCAGCGACCATACGCATATTTTGCCATATTGCA
This window of the Methylomusa anaerophila genome carries:
- the rnmV gene encoding ribonuclease M5 — its product is MIKEVIVVEGKQDIAAVKRAVDAECIATEGFNLLPRCLERIEQAYQKRGVIILTDPDNAGERIRKYLAKRFPKAKHAFVPKEQATAAGDIGVEQATPGAIREALSKVRLQDWEPSGEFDLKDMLAAGLSGVPAAAGRRARLGAALGIGYANVKGFLYRLNNYGVTREEFAAALKSLEGSFDDDA